The nucleotide sequence TTCAAAATGTGTTATATGCGGCTGCCAATAAACAAGCATGGAAAGAAATGTGTGGTCGGAAATTACCTATTCATGCTAGCCGTGCTGAACCTCCAGTGATTGTGATTAGTCGTTCTCATCAAGATGATGAATTAAAAGAGTATTTATCTCAACTTGGTGAACATCAAACGGTTGCCGTTGGCTCTTCTTTAAAATTTTGCCTTGTGGCGGAAGGTAAAGCGCAACTTTATCCTCGTTTTGGACCAACACATACATGGGATACTGCCGCAGGTCATGCTATTGCGATTGCAGCTGGTGCGCATGTCACCGATTGGAAAGGGATCACGTTAGATTATTCCCCTAAAGAATCGCTGATAAACCCAGGATTTAGAGTTTCTATTTTTTAAATAGACCAGATGAAGTTGGAGCCCTTGATGTGAAAGGGCTCTGACATGGTAAACTATTCTTTAATTAAATCGTTGATAAGGTTGATTGCCGTCGTAATCTCTGCACCGCTTAATACACCTTCTTTGACGAAACGAACCTTACCTTGCTTATCTAAAACAACAATAGCTGAACTCTCTTTTTCTAATCCCCAGCCTTTTAATGCTATGCCATCAGCATCAACAATAAACTGTGACCAAGGAAATTCTTTTTTACTGTCTTCAACACTACTACGAACAAATGGACCTGTGCCAAAGACTGCATCATCAGTATTAATAATCGTTGTAGTTTGATAACTGGTATGTGGGAATTTAGCCAGTTTTACGGCTTCAATAAATGGTGCATTCATCTCCTTAGCCTTGCTACGTCCTGCTATATGCTGAACAGTACGTACTTTTCCACTGAGCAGACCACTATTCCAATTTTGGTAGCTAAACTTATCTTTGGTTGTGTCATAAAGTAGCTCACCTTTGTCATTGATTGTGACAGCAGGAAGTACTGTATTTTCAGTGATGTTATGTGCAAACGCCCATGTGGATGTGCTGAGTAAAAGAGCAGCTAAGGTTATTTTGTGCATAGCCATTGTCCTATTATTGAAATCGACGTTAGATTCTATCTAAGCATAGAAGCTAGTGAAGAATAATACCTCATCACTGATACATTTATTTAACATTGAGTGGGTAAAATAACGCACACACTATCTTTATTTATATTTTTTACTGTCAATAAATGTAAAAACAGATAAGAAAATCAAATAAGTTGAACCTAGTACTTATAATTAGGTCTTTAAATTTGATATATAAAGATAAGTCTTTATGACTTATTTAACTCAACAACGAGCATGGGAGACTAACTGAAAGATGAAAATCTTCAATCGCTATAACCCTGAAAAAATTGCTCTCTACGTTAAGACATTATTTCGTGGACGGTTTTACATCAAAGGAATGGGTGCATTTGAATTCGATTATGGCAAAATACTACTGCCTAAAATAAAAGATAAGCTACATTTTAATGTGATGAGTGAAGTGAACCAGCAGGTGGTTTTACTGAAAGCAGAACTGGGCTAACTTTTATCTGATAGATAACTGAGTCTTTCTCGTGAAAACTTTCGATAAGACTCAGTTATTAATTTCAATTTGTTACTAGTTAACTTGTCGTTTTATTTTCATCTACTTTTATATCGACTTCGGTTGTTGTCTGTACAACAGGAACGTGTTCTTGCAAAACAGGTTTAACCGGTGGAATATCATCAACTTTAGTTACGAGTAATTGATCTATTTTGTAATTATCAATATCGACAACTTCAAATTTATACCCTGAGAACTTCACATAATCAGTACGTTTTGGAATTTTACGTAAACGGTACATCATAAAGCCCGCAATGGTTTCGTAGTTACTTGAATCGGGGAAATCATCAATATCAAGAACGCGCATTACATCATCAATTGGCGTACCGCCTTCAACTAGCCATGAGTGCTCATCACGGCTAACAATTTGTTCTTCTTGCCCTGGTCCAATTAAATCCCCCATCAAGGTTGTCATTACATCGTTTAACGTAATCACACCCATCACCATCGCGTATTCATTAAGGATGATGGCAAAGTCTTCACCAGATGTTTTAAAGCTTTCCAACATATCTGAAAGCGTTAATGTATCAGGAATAATCAGCGCTTTACGGATATGAACACCTTCATTGAGGTTTAAGCTTTGTCCGTTAATAACGCGATTAAGAAGCTCTTTAGAATCAACATAACCAATAATATGGTCGATATCGCCTTCACAAACCAAGAATTTAGAGTGAGGCTGTGTGGCAATTTTTTCTTTGATATCACTTTCTGTTTCTTCACGATCAAAATAGACCACATCTTCTCGTGGTGTCATGGCCGAAGGGACAGTGCGTGACTCTAACTCAAAGACGTTTTCAATCAGTTCATGTTCTTGTTTACGTAAAACACCGGCAACAGCGCCTGCTTCAACAATGGCAAAAATATCATCAGAA is from Proteus columbae and encodes:
- a CDS encoding hemolysin family protein; protein product: MLNSLLIVLLLCAISAFFSLSEISLAASRRIKLKQLVDEGNINAARVLKMQEMPGMFFTVVQIGLNAVAILAGIVGESAFSPSLKSFFLQFFDEELSQQLGSICSFIIVTSMFILLADLTPKRIGMIKPEAIALRIVNPMRFCLAFFRPLVWLFNGMADLIFKLFKIPMVRNEDITSDDIFAIVEAGAVAGVLRKQEHELIENVFELESRTVPSAMTPREDVVYFDREETESDIKEKIATQPHSKFLVCEGDIDHIIGYVDSKELLNRVINGQSLNLNEGVHIRKALIIPDTLTLSDMLESFKTSGEDFAIILNEYAMVMGVITLNDVMTTLMGDLIGPGQEEQIVSRDEHSWLVEGGTPIDDVMRVLDIDDFPDSSNYETIAGFMMYRLRKIPKRTDYVKFSGYKFEVVDIDNYKIDQLLVTKVDDIPPVKPVLQEHVPVVQTTTEVDIKVDENKTTS
- a CDS encoding DUF1107 domain-containing protein, coding for MKIFNRYNPEKIALYVKTLFRGRFYIKGMGAFEFDYGKILLPKIKDKLHFNVMSEVNQQVVLLKAELG
- a CDS encoding YtfJ family protein; its protein translation is MHKITLAALLLSTSTWAFAHNITENTVLPAVTINDKGELLYDTTKDKFSYQNWNSGLLSGKVRTVQHIAGRSKAKEMNAPFIEAVKLAKFPHTSYQTTTIINTDDAVFGTGPFVRSSVEDSKKEFPWSQFIVDADGIALKGWGLEKESSAIVVLDKQGKVRFVKEGVLSGAEITTAINLINDLIKE
- the cysQ gene encoding 3'(2'),5'-bisphosphate nucleotidase CysQ, encoding MLEQVSKLARQAGMAIMQIYQQSEPIQVQEKSDNSPVTEADLAAHQIIKQGLASIAPDIPQLSEEDPPEWDVRRYWDRYWLIDPLDGTKEFISKNGEFTVNIALIEKGIPVLGVVYAPVQNVLYAAANKQAWKEMCGRKLPIHASRAEPPVIVISRSHQDDELKEYLSQLGEHQTVAVGSSLKFCLVAEGKAQLYPRFGPTHTWDTAAGHAIAIAAGAHVTDWKGITLDYSPKESLINPGFRVSIF